One region of Streptomyces capillispiralis genomic DNA includes:
- a CDS encoding DUF262 domain-containing protein: protein MATETFSIDKRPLRDLLGQVEAGKIQLPEFQRGWVWPWPNIASLLASVSLNYPIGTVMLLEGGGDVRFKYRPIEGAAPSEQVKPESLVLDGQQRLTSLFQSLAMDSPVETQDERKRRVGGWFYVDMVKALDENEDREDAIRFIPPSRKVVNFRGEVLEDYSTRELEYRHRVFPLRCLFDNSWGDGFARHWGFAPDAMELWYSFRDGFIRSFDLYHFPVIQLGKDTPRQAVCQVFEKVNTGGVTLTVFELLTATYAADEFDLRRHWHECRSAWEAPEYAILREVSNTDFLQAVTLLATAERRRREEEAGTDEERLPRIGCKRKDMLALGLEDYRRYAPDVVAGFKAAARFLRQQFVFDTRFLPYGTQLIPLAAIFALAGKDAETAGAQEKLARWYWCGVFGELYGGTTETRFNLDLPDVVDWIRGSTYEPRTVTQAQFAASRLLTLRTRQSAAYKGIYALLLKAGAADWRTGEKAEVSVYFDEAMDIHHIFPQVWCQKNGYERSVYNSIVNKAPLTARTNRIIGGHAPSEYLQRLAKAAETSPEGVEQRVRTHLADPGLMRADDFDAFFEKRRKALQEHIAAAMGKPVVDDHIPGQRPEAAVRVAEDGLEAGISVPAEP from the coding sequence GTGGCGACCGAGACTTTCAGCATCGACAAGCGGCCCTTGAGGGATTTGCTGGGGCAGGTCGAGGCGGGGAAGATTCAGTTGCCCGAGTTCCAGCGTGGCTGGGTCTGGCCCTGGCCCAACATCGCGAGTCTGCTGGCCTCGGTGTCCCTCAACTACCCGATCGGGACCGTGATGCTGCTCGAGGGCGGCGGGGACGTGCGGTTCAAGTACAGGCCGATCGAGGGAGCGGCCCCGAGCGAGCAGGTGAAACCGGAATCGCTGGTCCTCGACGGGCAGCAGCGGCTCACCTCGCTGTTCCAGTCGCTTGCGATGGACAGCCCGGTGGAGACCCAGGATGAGCGCAAGCGTCGGGTGGGCGGCTGGTTCTACGTCGACATGGTCAAGGCACTCGACGAGAATGAGGACCGCGAGGACGCGATCCGTTTCATCCCGCCCTCACGCAAGGTGGTCAACTTCCGTGGGGAGGTACTGGAGGACTACTCGACTCGGGAGTTGGAGTACCGGCACCGCGTCTTCCCGCTGCGATGCCTCTTCGACAACTCCTGGGGCGACGGCTTCGCCCGCCACTGGGGTTTCGCACCGGATGCGATGGAGCTCTGGTACAGCTTCCGGGACGGCTTCATCCGGTCGTTCGATCTCTACCACTTCCCGGTCATCCAACTCGGCAAGGACACCCCGCGTCAGGCCGTCTGCCAGGTCTTCGAGAAGGTCAACACGGGCGGAGTCACGCTCACCGTCTTCGAGTTACTGACGGCGACGTACGCTGCCGACGAGTTCGACCTGCGGCGTCACTGGCATGAGTGCCGTTCCGCCTGGGAGGCACCCGAGTACGCCATCCTGCGGGAGGTCTCCAACACCGACTTCCTCCAGGCGGTCACTCTCCTCGCCACCGCCGAGCGGCGGCGTCGAGAGGAAGAGGCTGGCACGGACGAGGAGCGCCTGCCGCGCATCGGCTGCAAACGCAAGGACATGCTCGCGCTGGGTCTGGAGGACTACCGGCGGTACGCGCCCGACGTCGTCGCCGGCTTCAAGGCCGCCGCCAGATTCCTGCGTCAGCAGTTCGTCTTCGATACGCGTTTCCTCCCGTACGGCACGCAGCTCATCCCGCTGGCGGCGATCTTCGCCCTCGCCGGCAAGGACGCGGAGACCGCGGGTGCGCAGGAGAAACTGGCCCGCTGGTACTGGTGCGGGGTGTTCGGCGAGCTGTACGGCGGAACAACCGAGACCCGGTTCAACCTCGACCTCCCCGACGTCGTCGACTGGATTCGCGGCTCCACATATGAACCTCGTACGGTCACCCAGGCACAATTCGCGGCGAGTCGCCTGCTGACCCTGCGGACCCGGCAGAGCGCCGCGTACAAGGGCATCTACGCGCTCCTGCTCAAGGCGGGTGCCGCGGACTGGAGGACGGGGGAGAAAGCGGAAGTCAGCGTCTACTTCGACGAAGCGATGGACATCCATCACATCTTCCCGCAGGTCTGGTGCCAGAAGAACGGTTACGAGCGCTCCGTCTACAACTCCATCGTCAACAAGGCACCGTTGACCGCACGCACCAACCGGATCATCGGCGGCCACGCACCGTCCGAGTATCTGCAGCGGCTCGCCAAGGCGGCCGAGACCAGTCCGGAGGGCGTCGAGCAGCGGGTCAGGACACACCTCGCGGACCCCGGGCTGATGCGGGCCGATGACTTCGACGCCTTCTTCGAGAAGCGGCGGAAGGCGCTGCAGGAACACATCGCCGCGGCGATGGGCAAACCGGTGGTGGACGACCACATCCCGGGCCAGCGGCCTGAGGCGGCGGTCCGAGTCGCGGAAGACGGGCTGGAAGCCGGCATCTCCGTCCCTGCGGAGCCGTGA